One part of the Vitis riparia cultivar Riparia Gloire de Montpellier isolate 1030 chromosome 15, EGFV_Vit.rip_1.0, whole genome shotgun sequence genome encodes these proteins:
- the LOC117932407 gene encoding uncharacterized protein LOC117932407, which translates to MGNCVFKGFGQVEEMIKVVTSNGGIMELYAPITAENITNEFPGHAIFRSPDLFSQPLLHSEELHAGELYYLLPQNAGGVGTVSETKLSDNTSTSSLITPYRMSFDNQGLVKRSYPEVFPRYSSTGVWKVKLVISPEQLSEILLQESRTEALIESVRTVAKCGNGVSSMASSDQWSVASSWKGSSEKNGGDV; encoded by the coding sequence ATGGGGAACTGTGTGTTCAAAGGGTTTGGACAGGTTGAAGAAATGATCAAAGTGGTGACTTCCAATGGTGGGATTATGGAGCTCTACGCACCCATCACTGCCGAGAACATCACCAATGAGTTCCCGGGCCACGCCATCTTCCGAAGCCCTGACCTCTTCTCCCAGCCTCTCCTCCACAGCGAGGAGCTTCACGCCGGAGAATTATACTATCTCCTTCCCCAAAACGCAGGAGGAGTCGGCACAGTCAGTGAAACCAAGCTCAGTGACAACACATCTACTTCGTCTCTCATCACGCCATACCGCATGTCGTTTGACAACCAAGGGTTGGTGAAGAGATCGTATCCGGAAGTGTTCCCGAGGTACAGCAGCACGGGAGTGTGGAAGGTGAAGCTGGTGATAAGCCCGGAGCAGCTGTCGGAGATATTGTTGCAGGAGTCCCGGACGGAGGCGTTGATCGAGAGCGTGAGGACTGTGGCCAAGTGCGGTAATGGGGTTTCATCGATGGCCAGTTCAGATCAATGGAGTGTTGCCAGTAGTTGGAAGGGGTCTTCAGAGAAGAATGGGGGAGATGTTTAG